From the Streptomyces nodosus genome, the window AGTTCGCGCTGCTCACCAAGGCGGGCGGACGGGTGCTGGTGCGGACCCAGTCCGCGGCGGTGCGGGGACCCGACGGACGGCCCGCCGGGATCTACTGCGCCTTCAGCGAGGTCCACACCCAGATCGACCTGGAGCGGTCCATCGCGCTGAGCGAGGCCCTGTTCGAGGACGCCGGCTGGGGCGTCGTGATCGTCGACGCCGATCTGCGGCCCGCCGTGGTCAACGCCCATGCGGCGCAGGCACTGGGCATCGGCCGGACCGCGGTGCTCGGCCGGCCCCTGGGGGAGCTGCTCTCGGGGGGCGTGGAGGAACTCCAGGGCGCGCTGACCCATGTGCTCGCCGAGGGCGCCCCGCCCGCTCCCGCCGAGATGTGGGTGAGCGTGCGGACCCCGGAGGGCGACCGGCGGCGGTGCTGGCGCAGCGGTTTTCTGCGGCTGTCCTCGCCGCTGGCGGAGGAACCGGTGCCGCTGGGCGTGGGGTGGCTGTTCCAGGACGTCACCGAGGCCAGGCAGACCGAGCAGGAGGCGGCGCTGCTGCGCTTCCGCACCAACCAGCTGCACCGCGCCGCGCGGGCGGCGGCCGAGTGCGAGGACCCCGGGGAGGCGGCCACCGTCCATCTGGACTTCGCGCTCGCCGGGTTCGCGGACCATGCGCTGATCGACCGGGTGGCGGACGGTACGGCGGCCGACGGCGAGGGTCCGGTACGGCTGGTGCGGACCGCGGAGACCCCGTCCGGGGCACCCGGGCCGAGCGTGCTCGCCGGGAAGGCGGGGCTTCCGGTGCGCTATGCCGAGGGGCATCCCGCCGTGCAGTGCGTGGCCCGCGCCGGTTCGGTACGGGCCTCCGCCGGCGAGGTCGACCCGGAGCGGGCGCGCGCCTGGGCGCTGGCCCGGCAGTGGCCCGGGGAGGCGGTGCACGCGCTGTGCGCGGTGCTGCGCAGCCGGGGCCGGACGCTGGGGGTGGTGACCTTTCTGCGCGGGGCGGGCCGCAGCCGGTTCGAGCGGCCCGACGCGGTGTACGGGGAGGATGTCGCGGTGCGGATCGCCGCCGCCCTGGACCTGGCCGGCACCGGCGCACCGGACGACGCACCGGGGACGGCGCCGGAGGCGTAGCGCGGGCCCGGGACCGCCGGACGGGACGGACCGCCGGGGAGCTACTCCTTGCGGTAGAAGATCCGGTCGCCGTACTCCCGGAACACCCGGCTGTTCCACTCATGGCCGCCGTCGACGTTCCCCGACCGCAGCAGGGGCGGTTCGATGCCGCGGTCCGCGAGGACACCCGCGGCCGTCGCCATGACGGCCTGGAGCAGCGCCGTGGTGACGACCGTGGAGGCGGGGGCGAAGGGGGCGGGGACGGTGTCCAGGTCGAGTTCCGCGTCGCCCACCGCGATCTTCGAGTCGAGGACCAGGTCGCAGTGGTCCTTGAGATAGGTGCCCGAGGCGTGCCGCGACGTGGTCTTCAAGGCATAGGCCAGCGAGGTCACCCCGACGACCCTGATGCCGAGCGCGCGGGCGTTCATCGCCATCTCCACGGGGAGCGCGTTGCGGCCGGACAGGGAGATGATCACCAGCAGATCGCCGGATCTGAGCGGGCTGCAGTCGAGGACCGCGCTCGCCAGTCCGTCCACCCGCTCCAGCGCCGAGCCCAGGGTCGCGGGCATCACATCGACGCCGACCACCCCGGGGACGGTGAGCAGATTCATCAGGGCGAGACCGCCCGCACGGTAGACGAGGTCCTGCGCGGCCAGCGAGGAGTGCCCGGCGCCGAAGGCGAACAGCCGGCCGCCGGTGGCGACGGTGTCCGCGATCAGGGTGCCGGCCGCCTCGATCTGCTCCGCGTCCTCGTCCCGCACCCGCCGCAACAGCTCGATCGCCGCGTCGAAGAACCGTCCGGCCAAGGCGCTTGCGCCGTCCCGCGACGGACCGCCACCCGGCTTTCCGGCTCCCGGCTCCCCCGCACTCGGCTCCTGGCTCATCCGCGACGCCCCTTCGAAGTCTCGGTGTCCCGTTCCGCCGGACGGCGACCGCGCGGCGGCCGGGTGCCGTCGCCCATGACGGCCCGTGTCGCGGATCACGGTGCGGTCCCGACGAGTGGGATGTCAATACGACGCGGAGGCGGGGCGTGTGCGGTGTGCGCCGCGCCGCCCGGGACCGGCGATCCCCCCGGGTTCGCCCACCACACCCCGGTTGTCAGCGGGATG encodes:
- a CDS encoding SIS domain-containing protein, yielding MSQEPSAGEPGAGKPGGGPSRDGASALAGRFFDAAIELLRRVRDEDAEQIEAAGTLIADTVATGGRLFAFGAGHSSLAAQDLVYRAGGLALMNLLTVPGVVGVDVMPATLGSALERVDGLASAVLDCSPLRSGDLLVIISLSGRNALPVEMAMNARALGIRVVGVTSLAYALKTTSRHASGTYLKDHCDLVLDSKIAVGDAELDLDTVPAPFAPASTVVTTALLQAVMATAAGVLADRGIEPPLLRSGNVDGGHEWNSRVFREYGDRIFYRKE
- a CDS encoding PAS domain-containing protein, with amino-acid sequence MSATRRRGTTDELGPGEPPRDGSDLLAALLDGMDAALCAFDANGVVTHWNREAERILGWSAAEAVGRHGFAGWAVRSADAPEVEARLMSAMQAPGRQVHEFALLTKAGGRVLVRTQSAAVRGPDGRPAGIYCAFSEVHTQIDLERSIALSEALFEDAGWGVVIVDADLRPAVVNAHAAQALGIGRTAVLGRPLGELLSGGVEELQGALTHVLAEGAPPAPAEMWVSVRTPEGDRRRCWRSGFLRLSSPLAEEPVPLGVGWLFQDVTEARQTEQEAALLRFRTNQLHRAARAAAECEDPGEAATVHLDFALAGFADHALIDRVADGTAADGEGPVRLVRTAETPSGAPGPSVLAGKAGLPVRYAEGHPAVQCVARAGSVRASAGEVDPERARAWALARQWPGEAVHALCAVLRSRGRTLGVVTFLRGAGRSRFERPDAVYGEDVAVRIAAALDLAGTGAPDDAPGTAPEA